A segment of the Chaetodon trifascialis isolate fChaTrf1 chromosome 2, fChaTrf1.hap1, whole genome shotgun sequence genome:
TGAATCTCACAAGCATTTAGGTTAGTTTGTAAAACCTCAGAGGGATGATCCCTCAGAGAAGAGAAAGTTTTCTTTGTCAGGCCTGATTGACTGCCTCTGAAGGTCCCCCAATACTTCTGTTGACAACACAAACAGTTGAACTGAGTCATTCGCTTCTTTGGTTTGTCCTGTCTTAAAAGCTTTCCGCggctgtttttctctcactctgttctTCAAAGTTAACCCTGCGACAAAGCCAGAGGAATCCTGCACTCAAGACATTTTGATTATGTTGGAACTGCAAGATGTAAAAGTGCAACCAGCCATGACTGGCAGCTCATATAGAAGTCTCTAGTAATGCCATAATGAGCGGTATGGCTGGACTCAAGCATTGAACGGAGCAAGGAAATCCTCACGTCGTCATAAATCAGACTTAAACGAGAGCTTCTCCACACAAGCAAAACACAGGGGAGCCTGCATCTCTCTGCTAAGCCGACCGGCAAGTTTCTCTTCAaactctgcttttattttaccTATGCCAGCACCTGGTGCGAGGATGCCCCACAACACTGCTCACTGTTCTTGAGAAGGCGagtaaggaggaggagaacggGTAGGAAATGACAGAGTGCCTGACAGAATGCAAAGCGCTGGTGACTCCGTCCACGCGCAATGGCCACCGCGTCTTCAGCTACACACTAGAGAGCCACACGGCAGCCGCCTTCGCCATCATGAACGAGCTGCGTCTGGAGCGCCAGCTGTGCGATGTCACGCTGCGTGTGCGTTACAAAGACCTGGAGGCAGTGGACTTCGTGGCTCACAAGGTGGTGCTGGCCTCCTCGTCCCCGGTGTTCAGGGCCATGTTCACCAACGGCCTGAAGGAGTGCGGTATGGAGTTGGTGCCCATCGAGGGGATCCATCCCAGGGTGAGTAACATGTCATCTTTTCCTCAGgaatgtttgctttgtttgattTGAGACACTCACAGAGCATGAAACATGACCCAGCGTCTCATCACAGTTTAGATGATTGGACATGTCTATTTATTTTAAGACATTAGAATAATGACGCATTTCTATTTGTCTGACATTAGATAGGAAACAAGATTTTTTACTGAGAACATCTGTCGCATAGACCACTGCTTAAGTTAAAGGCTTCAACCTCTTGCCATGGCAGTGACAGAAGTGGGTTTTATGGGCGATGCCctaaaaacatttgaattatCACAGTGGGTTGGTGTGAAATCAAGGTCTGTATAACAACTTTGAATGTTGTCTCCTCTTTGTTACTGATTATACCTCAGTGTAACTATATGAATACTTTTTACAACTATGAGGAACAAATGATCGTATACCAGCTAAGGTGTCCCTCTGAGCAGCTGAAGTGTGTTGAAGTATACACAGCGAATAGAGTCTGCTTAGTTTGACCTCTTTTACTTACCCTGGATGTTTACTAACCGtgtgcagatacacacagatactCTATCAGCCTCTTGTTAGCTTGCGAGATGCCAATCTGTCTGTCTAGAAATGAAtagacacacaaatatatagCACCAGgttcttctttttcctccctcttctctacCTCACCCGTTCCTTTAttctctcttcctcactcaTTCAGGTTATGGACCGACTGATAGAGTTTGCATACACGGCCAGCATCTCCGTGGGGGAGAAGTGTGTGATTCACGTGATGAACGGCGCTGTCATGTACCAGATCGACAGCGTGGTCAAGGCCTGCTGCGATTTCCTCGTCCAGCAGCTCGACCCAAGCAATGCCATCGGCATCGCCAACTTTGCTGAGCAGATtggctgcacagagctgcaccAGAAGGCCCGGGAATACATCTACATGAACTTCAGCCAGGTAAAGCTGAAGCAGAATTTCTGATTAAACCTCCACTGTCTTCTCTGTTATcagacattttttctttgttttaagattGTCTTGCCATATTTGATAGTTGGCAGTGTaggaaaaaggaaatggaaagaaatgtgGCTTGACATGCAACAGAGGTCCCCAGCTGGGGGACATGGTGGTTTTGTGGTAAGTGTCTCAACCATTAGTTAACCAGGATGCTCCATAAACTCTGTACTGTAAACCTGCCTGTTGTCATGAACAGTGGTTGGAGCTTTGCCAGGTGCTCTTTAACTGTTACTTTGCTGCAAGTGAGTTCTTTCTGAATTTTAATGACACCATTTCGTGGCTTTTCTTTACTGTGAGAGTAAGTACTGTGTGAGTCTAGTCTGTCAGCAAAACAGTTATTGGGTTTACTTAATTTGAGGGCAGTGATGTGCTCCTTTCAAAAGCTTGTGCAGCTTAAGTAATGCTCATGTCATTTAAAAGTGATATAAAGTAATCATATCTCTACTTATAAAACATAGAACATAGTGTTATAGATTTATCTGCACAGCTCATAACTGCAAAAAGATCCAGAGCTTTCCTGTTTATAGTCATTTTTGTACCAGGTGAAGGGCTCCACGGTTTCACTCATTCCAGCATGGTTTCTGCTGGTTCACTTTTCCACTTCAGACATGCGAACAACTGGCCCATGCCATGGTGTGATTAATGTCAAGAATGCAAGCTATGAGTCAGGATAAGGGTTTGTCTGTGGTTGGGGCGTACAGTACCTAACTGCAAAAGATAGCAGTACAATGCAGCACAGAAGAAAGGAAGCGGCACACAATTTTGATCCCTGATAAGTTAGACGAGCCCGAGGCAAGTTAGGCAGCTCACAGATGTTACAGATGTAAATCTGTCAGTGGTTCAgtcttttacatattttgtgttttttattttgcaagAAGAATTCAAGTGAGTTCCATCATTTCCCTTTATTTaattgtcaattttttttttttttctaatgtgcTACACCTCTCACGGCAGGAAGCCAGGGTCCTGGGTATACATTCTGTTTGCTAGTCTAAGTATGTCTTATCTTGTTACTGTATTGTCTCCGACGTAATCTTGAGATTTGACATTGACGTGGCTGTTTCACACAAAACACTCGCTTTCCTTCTTGCATAATGCCACAACTTTTTTAAGCAAAAGTGCAGCGGCCGCAGGTTTGACTCCTGCCTGCggctcatttgctgcatgtcttcccctctctctgccccattTCCTGTCATGCCTTCAGCCGTCActatcataaaggctaaaaagccccaaaaaaataataaaaaaaaaaaagaagtatgcTTTTTTTTGGATTCCTTCTCTATATTGAACTGATCTGAGCTCAGCGCTTGTATTATAAAAAGTTTTCGGCCTTTCTCTTGTCCCCAGGTGGCGACCCAAGAGGAGTTCTTCAATTTGTCCCACTGCCAGCTGGTCACCCTCATCAGCCGCGATGAGCTCAATGTGCGCTGTGAGTCTGAAGTCTTCCAGGCGTGTGTGGCCTGGGTTCGCTACGACCGGGAAAACCGGCGGCCGTACGTCCAGGCCTTACTCCAGGCTGTTCGCTGCCATTCCCTCACCCCCAACTTCCTGCAGGCCCAGCTCCAATCTCTGGATTGGGACCCCCAGTGTAAAGACTACCTGGCCCAGATCTTCCAGGACCTCACCCTCCACAAACCCACCAAAGTCATCTCTTGCCGAACACCCAAGGTGCCGCAGCTCATCTATACAGCAGGGGGTTATTTCCGTCAGTCTCTCAGCTACCTGGAGGCATATAATCCCTGTACGGGAGCCTGGCTGAGGCTGGCTGACCTGCAGGTACCCCGCAGCGGCCTCGCAGCCTGTGTGATCAGTGGGCTTTTCTATGCTGTTGGTGGAAGAAACAACGCACCTGATGGCAACATGGACTCAAATGCACTGGACTGCTACAATCCCATGAACAACTGCTGGCTGCCATGTGCACCAATGAGCGTGCCCAGGAACCGAATCGGAGTTGGTGTCATCGATGGAATGATATATGCAGTTGGTGGGTCTCATGGGTGCATTCATCACAATAGTGTTGAAAGGTAAGAGAATGGAGCTTTTGATAGAATACACTCAGGCTGTATTATATTCTATATTCTCTTAAGGAATTCCCCTGAAGAGCCTGAAGCCAATTTATTCTGAATGTATTCTGCCAACAAGTATAGTCACCCTCAGCCTTTTTTACTGTTGACAGTAGCAGAAATATACAACACTGGCCTTATCCTTTAACTAGCAACAGGTTCAACTACTGTCAGTGTGCTGTAggtgtgcttttatttcagcCAGGTTGTTTTAAGAGCCCATTGAATTCAGATATATTTGACCATCATTATGTCTGTGTTGCTGTGGGTTGGCTTAGTGTATTGGTTCAGTAAGAAATAAGCAATATAATATGTGACTAAAGTCCAGCTCAGGCTCTGGTATGTTTATTGTAGTCAATGAATGCCATGAGAGCAGGAATCAGGTAACTTCCTGGAAATGAACTGGTTTTGTTCTACTTCCCGTAACACATTTGTAGTTCCCAAAAAGCTTCGATGAGGAAGCTTTAATTCACTGGAAAATTTGAGGGGTTATAAAACTCCAAAGAAAGGTTTGTCATTGCTAAAACTAacaactgctgctttttctcaaAAAACCCTTTAGCTGTCATATGCAAAAGAAAGCCTTGTGTTAGCTACTCATCCTCCTTCACAGTTCATAAGTCCCAAgtggaaaattacatttttgtttgttcagcTTCTCCACGGTTGGCCTGACCGGTGAGCCAGAAACcacatacattttaatgaacTATGAAAGGCTGGAGGACATTAAGCACCAAGTGTTTAATGTATGTGTTCTGCTGTGTAGGCACGTCTCAAACCCAGACAGGAACCTCACCTCGCACAATCTTTAACCTGACAGATTGTCTGTAATACGTTGACGTAAGCCACAGTTGAAGATTTACCCAAACTCTGACTTTGGTCCACATGGTGCAGACAGAGATACATTTTAACCAGACAAATCCCTATGATTGTGAAACAGGAACATGCTTAACCTGCCTGAGTGCAATGACTCAAAAAAATGAGGTGACTAAACAGTGAAGTGTAATCACAGATGCATCTGTCTGCAGCCCTCGCTGGTTTGGTAGTGACACAGGTTAGCAGAGTGCATGCCATTTTCCAAATTAGGACAAATTGTGCAAGGAAATcccagaaataacaataaaacaaatcaacatGTGTGTTAATTGCTCTGCAGGTATGATCCAGAAAGGGACCAGTGGCAGCTGGTCGCCCCCATGTTGACACGGCGTATCGGTGTGGGTGTTGCAGTCATCAACCGGCTGCTTTACGCTGTGGGCGGGTTCGACGGGGCCAATCGGCTCAGCTCCTGCGAGTGCTACAACCCTGAGAGGGATGAGTGGAAGACCATGGCCCCCATGAACACTGTGCGCTCTGGAGCAGGTAAGAAAGGGGAAGAGAGCTGCTTTCTAATGAAAACCTTGCCAGCTTGGAAAGTTAACAACTCTCAATTGTCCAAGTTCCATTCCTGTTTTTAAAAGATACATGAAGGTTTGTCCTCTGTCACTGGTTTGACTCCAGCTGGAAAACTTTGTCACATGTTGTACAAAGCTGTCCAGTAAATTTCAAAACCAGCCAGGAAGAAAAACTGTTGTATTGATCATACGAAGCCTGCAATATCAAGCAAAATTCATCTCTCACTGAGTCACAATTATTGAAAAAAACATCTTGCCTAGATCATAGAAGCATTATCTGTAGTGTGTATGCAGGTGTAGTGCCAACAGTGTCATATGTCAGTTACATGTATGAGTTGGTGTTATGATATTTACATATAACTGTTTGTCAGCATGtgtcagcatgtctgtgtgGGTACCAAAGTTCAATACATTTATGGCACCGACTGAATTACTTCGATACCATCAAGCATCAAAAAATGCTGTGTCATTCACCATCAAATTTTGATATCCAGTGAGCCAGTAAGGGTGCAGCATGGTCGTACCATGATCTAATAATGCTGGTGATCGGCTGTCTAACATTCTACATCTTAGAGGCATGTATCTACTTCATATCTAGATGAACTAATCTAACACTTACATAAGATAACCGTTGACCCTTTTTAGGTGTGTGCTCACTGGGGAATCACATTTTTGTGATGGGCGGCTACGATGGCACCAACCagctgaacacagtggagcgCTATGATGTGGAGACCGATACGTGGAGCTTTGCTGCCTCCATGAGGCACCGACGCAGCGCTCTGGGAGTCACTGCATTACATGGACGCATCTATGTAATGGGTGAGTAGTAGTGAAACTGGGAACTGCCTATTGACAGGAAAAGCACCAAACCAAAATAATTTAGAAATTGCACTTCATTTACGATCATGGCCACTGGAACATGATTGctttgtctgtgctgcagctgcaggcacATTTTAGTCTTATAGATTGACCACATTTGCTGTGGACGTTGGCCACTTAAATAATGTTAGTATGTTATCTTGATGCATTTTGTCAGCATCAGCTGAGGCTATGTCTTTAAAAATTAATAAAGTCTTGGCGTGTGAAGATAGAAAGAAGTGACCTTACCAGACTTCtgtagcccactcctcatccctgcttgaggctagcagctcAAGACTAGATTAGCCACTACTAGCTTAGCACATTAGAATTTCCAACCCAATTGTTGGTGTTTGAGTTTGGGTAATGAAGGCACCTGTTTTTGACAAAACTATATTCATAGAACAAAATGTTATGTTTTCAGGAGGCTACGATGGCAACACTTTCCTGGACAGTGTAGAGTGCTATGACCCAGAGAAGGACACCTGGGCAGAGGTGACACACATGACGTCAGGGCGGAGTGGCGTGGGTGTGGCCGTTACCATGGAGCCGTGCCAGAAAGAACTGCCACAGTCTGAGAGGGAGAATGGCGCTGCGTCACCGCCCTATCAGTCAGCCAGCTCTGGCTTTGGCTGTCACCACAATCAGCGGCACAGCGGGCCCTTCGGCAAAGGCACATGAGGCTCATCGCTAGACcctgtcacacacgcacataaacaGACAAGCACCGGGAACTCTATTCTGTCTTCCCAAATCCAAATAAAGACCCTCACATCTGATTAGAGACAGGCAAGCTGAAACACCACGTGCTGCCTCACTGATTCTAGACATCATACTTGATATGAATAAACTAAAAACAGTACcagtaacattttattttgaaagtgcagTGTTGCTACTCATCTGAGTATCTGCATTGAACTATCCAAATCAAGTAAGACCCCAGATCCTACAGTCAGGTTTTCTAGACCTGAAATTTGATTAATTTGTTGATGGCAAATTGTGCTCAGATTTGATGTACGAAGTCATCATCTCCCAGGTTTGAGCCATGGGAGGAAAGGGCTGCATAACAAGGGCCATTTATTAGCTCAAAGAGTCATCAGGGGCTCTTTGTACTTCAAGTGCAGCCTGTGCAAAAATTGAAtctgaggggagaaaaaaaattaaactaactaattttgtatgaaaaaaaaaacaagacaaaaagtaGCTTTTGTCAGCATAGACAGTAGAGTTCAAAGTGCCATTAACGATGCCTGTGGGCATTACTGTCATCAGTATATTGTCTTTGAGGTGCTTTGATGGAAAGGCACCGTGGTGCGCAGAAATGATCGAGTGAACCCACACAGCCACAAGATGAAGCTTAAACATGACAGTGGGCCTCATGCAAGAGCAGTTTCTGCATTCTCATCCGAAACCTTGTGCATGTTCCAAGTCACATTCAGAAAACTCGGTTTGTGGGCAACATTCATTCAGAAAATCATCACCCAAGACTAATTTCACACTGTGGAGCTTCAAGCCCTGACATTGGAAATCAGCAGATGATCAAATAACAAATTTATGTCTGTAGTCATAATTAGTGAAGCCGAAAAAAATTTAGATTACTATGACTGCCAACTCTATGTCATTATGGAGCTGTGCTGTGACAGAAATGGTTTGATATGGAGTCAGACTCTAAAAGCAGAGTAGTCCATGGCTAAAACGAGATGCTGCAGTCAATGGAGCACCACACTTGGGGAGATGGACATGAGAGTATATGATGGTGAATTTGACACTGCTGGGCTTTACAACCGAGGATGTTCACCTGCATGAAGACcctggtgtgtgttttccaaatgACTGCTGAATTCTAGAAACTGTCTTCCAATATATGGCCATAAAACCTCCATTGGCATGCCGTGATGCAAATCACACTAATACAGTGtacaaaatattcattttgcatTCATTCACTCTCCCCgtagagaaaaacagcagccacaAATTCTCTTAAATCAGCACATGAGATTTAAACTATTCTGATGATCGTTTTTTTGCATGAGACCCAAAGTCTCAAGTTCAAGTGCTGGAATAAGAGAAGCCTAACTTTACAGTAACGGCATAGTAACAGATGTGTCTTTCACTAATAGCCACTTGTAGGCtcattaaatgtgaaatgtttggaAAAGGTGGAGGCAGCTTGAGTGTTGCCTCTTGTAAAGCTCCAGTGTGATCGGTATGTAGAGTGCCAAGAGAATGAAGACACAAGTTTAACTGGTTTCAGAGGGAAGGGAATACTGTAGCATTTAGAAACGTGCATTCAAACATCtcactgaatgtgtttttggaaaaaCACTAATTACTGACCCAGTTGAGAACCTCCCCTTGACTTTGTGGCTTTCACTTCCACCAGACCTCAGAAACAGAAGAGACCATGTTTGTGCATTAGTGTTCAGATATTGTATGCTAATGACAGAAACTTGCTTAAAGAAGTGTATTTGTAACAGCAATTTAAGCTACAAAGGTTTTTAAGTGACATTTTGTACATTGATATTCTAAGAAGTCTTGTACAGAATTTCAGAGctcactttttttatttatttgttcagaTCCTTTTGGTTTTCTCGTTCCTCTAAACTGACATCACCTTTGTATTGAATTCGACGctggtgttgtgtttttgaataACTAGCATGCATTGTAACTAAGTAGGAATGCCTGTTCATGCTCATTTTGAATGTTTGTAAAAATTTGCTTCACTTCGAAagggacttttttttcctgtccatCAGTCGTTGGAATGGAAAAATATttaaggtttttatttttttccagccTGTACAATAatacattgtaaagtaaaatatatgtttattgTACTCCTGGAGTCATGTAATGTTTTCTTAGTTCTGATCTGTAGTCCCCATCAAGACATATTAGtcatttagcagcagcagcagcagcagaggccacTGGAGGGAGCTAAAGGTCTTATCTACAGAACAAAAACTTTACCTGTTCACTGTTTCATATGTTACTATCATATTTAACACAATATTACCAATTTGTGTTTCATTATAGGTGCCAGTAGGCCaagtcacatttttctgtggcttttattttgtcttccAGTCAGTCTAAACTTGAGGCCATTAATCGACCACCCATGATTGTTGCTAATGTGTCTCATTTCCTTGCTAAACCTGGCAGGTGGATGAGATGGACCATTATTATATTATCCAAGAGGAAAACACACCTGATTATGTGGGCTTCCAGGTGGATCAAGACAATCCTGTCAAACATAGACCACAGCCGCCCTCAACAAAGCGAGGGTTTTTtggtaaaagagaaaaaaaatgtttgagcTGTTGCTGTAACTGTCCTCAATaagaaaatgtgtctttcaATATATTTCAGATAGATGCTTTTCATTAAATATTTTACACAATTCAATAAATGTTTCAGACATAGAGTCCTTGATTCAGGAGACAACATCATCCATGTGGTTCTACAATAATATTATAGGATGCCCAGGCAGCAGAGTACAAGAGTTAAACCGGCAGTGTTGCACCGAGGTATATTCTCTGAAAATATTAGGTGATTGAACATATATTAATGTACTACAGATGTCCCCACAGTTTACAGCAGGACACTTCTTTATTTATCGTTTGTAAAGTTAGCGCTCAAAGGGTTGAACGGGCTTGTTGACGATGGGTTTATTTTGGAAAACTTGCCCGGACGTGTCGTGTTGTTTGTTGCTAGCTTGACACCGGTGCGCTCGCCTTCAGCGATGAAAAAGGGCTCCCGAGTCCCACCGGACACCAGTGGATCGTCTTCGGGCGCAGGTAAGTGAAACTCACCTAGTTAAAGCTGAATTCGACTCGTTGTTTACTGCGCTGTCTATGCGGATACTTCAGGGACGAACTGAaaatttttaagaaaaaaaaaaggataaaagttgatgaaatgttttttatgaaCATGTGACACTTCAGGTTTGTGCGATTTCGCAAATATGCTGTTATTGACCTTCGATGATGAGTTATTCaaacttttaattaaaaacagttATTGTTTGGAAAGACtattaaaacatcaaaaagtTCGTCTTGGCCTGCTGCAGcgttcatttattattattgtcacattttaacAGTTCATACATTAGAGAGGATAATTGCTAAATGTGGATGTAGTGGTGCTATTATAGGCATGGAGTGCTGGTTAGATTAGTTTTTTACCTTATAACTTACTATCCAGGAAAATACCTCAGCCCTCACAGAAGCACAGTCACTGTTTGGTTTTCTAAGATGTTGTCAGACTAGTTTATCCACTTTGAATCCACCTACAGGAAAGAAGCAGACCATTCATTCGTTCATTAAAGGCCATAGATACCCAAAGCTTGTAGTCAGTCTCTGCACGAGGAAAGCACACAGCACTGtatattctgtctttttttgtgtcaTATAACTTTAAAACCTTTGACAAGATGTTCTCCAGAGACTGCGCTGTGTTGAAAGCCCATTTTAGCCTCAGTGTTCACAGTCACTCTTCTCTTTCATCAGTGTGGAGCAGCAGCCAGGATGATCCCAGTGGGTGAATTCAGGAACCTCGGCTCAGAGCAAAACTCAAAGTTTCGGGTCCTCAAACCGTGGTGGGACGTTTTCTCAGAGTACCTGTGCGTTGCTATGCTTATGATTGGAGTCTTTGGGTGCACCTTACAGGTGAGGCACCAACAAACCAGCCGCTTTGTGATCATAAGCTCTTAAATCCTTAAATGTTAGCCTATGGGTGGAAACAGATGTAGAAACATAATTATTACTAACCTAATGTACCCTAATTTGCCTGATGAAGggaaaacatctgcatcatTTGTATCTTTTGTGGAATATCAGAATAACTTAGAGTAATGTTTTGTTCTATCTCTGTCTAATGGCACATGCCACAGTGACTCCTGTATTGTCAGACCTTGGTGTcaggcagaaacacagacagtgtaACCGAAGTAACTTGTCTCTCCTGACCCACTTACTGCAGATTCAGATCACTAACTTGCTGCTTAATGTGTCTCTCAGCACCTGATTATCATTTCTGTGTCACGTTAAAATAgcacagaaggaaagaaaagaaattaatatGTAATTAGTGATTACAGCTTACAAATTCAACTACTTATTTCCTTGTTTCATTAACACGGTGTAGACGGTGAGAAAGGTGTCTGTGTTGCTTTACTAAGGAGCAAAAGTAGAGATGGGCTGCACCTTCAGtgagacacactgacagcagaatcAGCACAGAGGATACATCCTAGACAAGACCAGTAAATTGGACCCAGAGGTATCTTGTGTAAACCACTGCTCCATCTACAGGATAAGAGGTTTAACTCTGGCTCATAGAAAGCACAGAGGCTACACTGAAGTAAGGCTGGAGTGAGGTAATTTTACCAATAGGCAGTaagtgtgagtgagagaaagattAAATAGTCTTAATGAACTGACACGTCTGATTAGTAAGTGTGGGCGATATGGTTAAAATAATCTATCTAGGTTTCAAGTTTATATTGCAATATAAATCacaatattttcaaaatatcacaaaacttcttttgaaggat
Coding sequences within it:
- the keap1b gene encoding kelch-like ECH-associated protein 1B — its product is MTECLTECKALVTPSTRNGHRVFSYTLESHTAAAFAIMNELRLERQLCDVTLRVRYKDLEAVDFVAHKVVLASSSPVFRAMFTNGLKECGMELVPIEGIHPRVMDRLIEFAYTASISVGEKCVIHVMNGAVMYQIDSVVKACCDFLVQQLDPSNAIGIANFAEQIGCTELHQKAREYIYMNFSQVATQEEFFNLSHCQLVTLISRDELNVRCESEVFQACVAWVRYDRENRRPYVQALLQAVRCHSLTPNFLQAQLQSLDWDPQCKDYLAQIFQDLTLHKPTKVISCRTPKVPQLIYTAGGYFRQSLSYLEAYNPCTGAWLRLADLQVPRSGLAACVISGLFYAVGGRNNAPDGNMDSNALDCYNPMNNCWLPCAPMSVPRNRIGVGVIDGMIYAVGGSHGCIHHNSVERYDPERDQWQLVAPMLTRRIGVGVAVINRLLYAVGGFDGANRLSSCECYNPERDEWKTMAPMNTVRSGAGVCSLGNHIFVMGGYDGTNQLNTVERYDVETDTWSFAASMRHRRSALGVTALHGRIYVMGGYDGNTFLDSVECYDPEKDTWAEVTHMTSGRSGVGVAVTMEPCQKELPQSERENGAASPPYQSASSGFGCHHNQRHSGPFGKGT